A single genomic interval of Eptesicus fuscus isolate TK198812 chromosome 10, DD_ASM_mEF_20220401, whole genome shotgun sequence harbors:
- the STX11 gene encoding syntaxin-11 isoform X1: MELQQEDDMDEEEGKEKKTTAQPQSKMKDRLSELLELTKQYDQQFADEDDEFDSPQEDFVFETDHILESLYRDIKVLQDENQQLMIDVKRLGKQNARFLTSMRRLSSIKRDTNSIAKDIKARGESIHRKLRAMKVLSEAAEAQHGPNSAVARISRAQYSALTRTFQRAMHEYNQAEMKQRDNCKIRIQRQLEIMGKDVSGDQIEDMFEQGKWDVFSENLLADVKGARAALNEIESRHRELLKLESRIRDVHELFLQMAVLVEEQADTLNVIELNVEKTVDYTGQAKAQVRKTLQYKKKNPCRTICCFCCPCLN, translated from the coding sequence GCAAAATGAAGGACCGGCTATCAGAACTTCTGGAGTTAACCAAGCAGTATGACCAGCAGTTCGCAGACGAGGACGATGAATTTGACTCGCCCCAAGAGGACTTCGTGTTCGAGACAGACCACATCCTGGAGTCCTTGTACCGAGACATCAAGGTCCTTCAGGATGAAAACCAGCAGCTGATGATCGACGTGAAGCGGCTGGGAAAGCAGAACGCCCGCTTCCTCACGTCCATGCGGCGTCTCAGCAGCATCAAGCGCGACACCAACTCCATCGCCAAGGACATCAAGGCCCGCGGGGAGAGCATCCACCGCAAGCTGCGCGCCATGAAGGTGCTGAGCGAGGCGGCCGAGGCGCAGCACGGACCCAACTCGGCGGTGGCGCGCATCTCCCGCGCGCAGTACAGCGCGCTCACCCGCACCTTCCAGCGCGCCATGCACGAGTACAACCAGGCCGAGATGAAGCAGCGCGACAACTGCAAGATCCGCATCCAGCGCCAGTTGGAGATCATGGGCAAGGACGTGTCGGGCGACCAGATCGAGGACATGTTCGAGCAGGGCAAGTGGGACGTGTTCTCGGAGAACCTGCTGGCCGACGTGAAGGGCGCGCGGGCGGCCCTCAACGAGATCGAGAGCCGCCACCGCGAGCTGCTGAAGCTGGAGAGCCGCATCCGGGACGTGCACGAGCTCTTCCTGCAGATGGCGGTGCTGGTGGAGGAGCAGGCCGACACCCTGAACGTCATCGAGCTCAACGTGGAGAAGACCGTGGactacaccggccaggccaaggcgCAGGTGCGCAAGACCTTGCAGTACAAGAAGAAGAACCCCTGCCGGACCATCTGCTGCTTCTGCTGCCCCTGCCTCAACTag
- the STX11 gene encoding syntaxin-11 isoform X2 yields the protein MKDRLSELLELTKQYDQQFADEDDEFDSPQEDFVFETDHILESLYRDIKVLQDENQQLMIDVKRLGKQNARFLTSMRRLSSIKRDTNSIAKDIKARGESIHRKLRAMKVLSEAAEAQHGPNSAVARISRAQYSALTRTFQRAMHEYNQAEMKQRDNCKIRIQRQLEIMGKDVSGDQIEDMFEQGKWDVFSENLLADVKGARAALNEIESRHRELLKLESRIRDVHELFLQMAVLVEEQADTLNVIELNVEKTVDYTGQAKAQVRKTLQYKKKNPCRTICCFCCPCLN from the coding sequence ATGAAGGACCGGCTATCAGAACTTCTGGAGTTAACCAAGCAGTATGACCAGCAGTTCGCAGACGAGGACGATGAATTTGACTCGCCCCAAGAGGACTTCGTGTTCGAGACAGACCACATCCTGGAGTCCTTGTACCGAGACATCAAGGTCCTTCAGGATGAAAACCAGCAGCTGATGATCGACGTGAAGCGGCTGGGAAAGCAGAACGCCCGCTTCCTCACGTCCATGCGGCGTCTCAGCAGCATCAAGCGCGACACCAACTCCATCGCCAAGGACATCAAGGCCCGCGGGGAGAGCATCCACCGCAAGCTGCGCGCCATGAAGGTGCTGAGCGAGGCGGCCGAGGCGCAGCACGGACCCAACTCGGCGGTGGCGCGCATCTCCCGCGCGCAGTACAGCGCGCTCACCCGCACCTTCCAGCGCGCCATGCACGAGTACAACCAGGCCGAGATGAAGCAGCGCGACAACTGCAAGATCCGCATCCAGCGCCAGTTGGAGATCATGGGCAAGGACGTGTCGGGCGACCAGATCGAGGACATGTTCGAGCAGGGCAAGTGGGACGTGTTCTCGGAGAACCTGCTGGCCGACGTGAAGGGCGCGCGGGCGGCCCTCAACGAGATCGAGAGCCGCCACCGCGAGCTGCTGAAGCTGGAGAGCCGCATCCGGGACGTGCACGAGCTCTTCCTGCAGATGGCGGTGCTGGTGGAGGAGCAGGCCGACACCCTGAACGTCATCGAGCTCAACGTGGAGAAGACCGTGGactacaccggccaggccaaggcgCAGGTGCGCAAGACCTTGCAGTACAAGAAGAAGAACCCCTGCCGGACCATCTGCTGCTTCTGCTGCCCCTGCCTCAACTag